From one Bacteroides eggerthii genomic stretch:
- a CDS encoding DHH family phosphoesterase, translating into MLTKVIEQSKIDHFAKWMERADKIVIVAHVGPDGDAIGSSLGLWHFLNTQDKDVNIIVPNAFPDFLRWMPGSKDILLYDRYKEFADKLIAEADVICCLDFNAISRIDAMAEAVLASPARKILIDHHLNPEDFCRIIISHPEISSTSELVFRLICRMGYFDDITKSGAECIYTGMMTDTGGFTYNSNNREIYFIISELLSKGIDKDDIYRKVYNTYSESRLRLMGHVLSQMKVYPDHRAALITLTKKEQSHFNYIRGDSEGFVNIPLSIKNVVFSCFLREDTEKPMIKVSLRSVGSFPCNRLAAEFFNGGGHLNASGGEFYGTLGEAKKVLELALEKFKPLLNAKG; encoded by the coding sequence ATGTTGACAAAAGTAATAGAGCAATCTAAGATAGACCACTTTGCCAAGTGGATGGAGCGTGCGGATAAAATTGTAATTGTTGCTCATGTGGGCCCCGATGGAGATGCAATCGGTTCCTCTTTGGGATTATGGCATTTCCTCAATACGCAGGACAAGGATGTGAACATCATTGTCCCCAATGCTTTCCCTGATTTCTTGCGTTGGATGCCCGGTAGTAAAGACATACTTTTGTATGATCGTTATAAAGAGTTTGCCGATAAGTTGATAGCGGAAGCGGACGTGATATGTTGTCTGGATTTCAATGCTATCAGCCGTATTGATGCTATGGCTGAGGCCGTATTGGCGTCTCCGGCGCGCAAGATTCTGATCGATCATCATTTGAACCCGGAAGACTTCTGCAGAATTATCATTTCCCATCCCGAAATATCTTCCACTTCGGAGCTTGTTTTCCGTTTGATTTGCCGTATGGGATATTTCGATGATATCACGAAGTCGGGGGCGGAGTGTATCTATACCGGTATGATGACCGATACGGGTGGTTTCACCTACAACTCCAATAATCGTGAAATATACTTTATAATCAGTGAGTTATTGTCAAAAGGCATTGATAAGGATGATATTTACCGGAAGGTATATAATACTTATTCCGAGAGCCGCTTGCGTCTCATGGGACATGTGCTGTCGCAGATGAAGGTGTATCCGGACCATCGTGCAGCTTTGATTACGCTGACAAAGAAAGAACAGAGTCATTTCAATTATATTCGCGGAGACAGTGAGGGGTTTGTGAACATTCCATTGAGCATCAAGAACGTCGTTTTCTCTTGTTTCTTGCGTGAAGATACGGAGAAACCTATGATAAAGGTATCCTTGCGTTCGGTTGGAAGTTTCCCTTGCAACCGGTTGGCAGCTGAATTCTTTAACGGCGGTGGACACTTGAACGCTTCCGGCGGGGAATTTTATGGAACGCTGGGGGAGGCTAAAAAAGTATTGGAACTTGCCTTGGAGAAGTTCAAACCGCTGCTTAACGCCAAAGGCTGA
- a CDS encoding ComEC/Rec2 family competence protein, whose amino-acid sequence MPLAGGIVYGDKYPYILPVGLWVAGALLLIGAYILSRRYYVLCRFYGVVVFFSLFVLGGALVSLQLKQAEYQFPDTETLSVYQVSLAAKPEIKANSILFRAVLKGEVRDDTLLHTSSEKVFLFYFPKDSAADSLKRGDELLVRTRLSAPVSNGNPDEFDYARYLLRKGVCGTAYVHAGRWRVIGCDSSSTFRQQALDCRDMVAGLYRDMGLQGDELAVLSALTVGDKEELSEHIIETYSVAGASHVLALSGLHIGFISALLLFFLSPLWNRWRGLKPLLLLMVIVFLWGFAFLTGLSPSVIRAVIMCSFWLLSTLFSACGKMALNTLGATAFLMLLFKPVWLFDVGFQLSFSAVAAILLLQPGLYGLVSVKNTVLRKIWGLATVSVAAQVGTAPLVMFYFSRFSTHFLLTNLWVIPLVSLIVYAAVVLLVLTPFPGLQQVVADMVEGLVRVQNLSLRWIEQLPWASIDHVWVDMWDVVLFYFCLLLVCRVWARRTALNVYIALSGLLLGAAYHSYSFVADAPRRSIVFYNVRGCPSVHCLADNSRSWLVCADSLSDTSYLQRALSPYWNRLHLECPAVIAGDYSAPDISVRNRIVFYAGKRICLLCDDRWRNKVSGATVTIDYLHVSQGYKGSIREFVSLFDVGTVVADSSLSGYYRNRLIDDCISLGIPYLLLSEKGSVRILL is encoded by the coding sequence ATGCCGTTGGCGGGTGGAATAGTATATGGGGACAAATATCCTTATATATTACCTGTCGGCTTGTGGGTGGCAGGAGCTTTATTGTTGATAGGGGCGTATATCCTTAGCCGGAGGTATTATGTCCTTTGCCGGTTTTATGGAGTTGTCGTGTTCTTTTCTCTTTTTGTCTTGGGAGGGGCTTTAGTCAGCTTGCAGTTAAAACAGGCTGAATACCAGTTTCCGGATACGGAAACCCTTTCCGTCTATCAGGTTTCTCTTGCTGCGAAGCCTGAAATCAAGGCAAACAGCATTTTGTTTCGTGCAGTCTTGAAAGGAGAAGTGCGGGACGATACACTTTTGCACACTTCTTCTGAAAAGGTCTTCTTATTCTATTTTCCTAAAGATTCGGCGGCGGATTCCCTGAAGAGAGGGGACGAGCTGCTGGTACGTACTCGTTTGTCTGCACCGGTAAGCAATGGAAATCCGGATGAGTTTGATTATGCCCGCTATTTGCTTCGGAAGGGAGTGTGCGGAACTGCTTATGTGCATGCCGGGCGATGGCGGGTGATTGGTTGTGACAGCTCTTCTACTTTTCGTCAACAGGCTTTGGACTGTCGGGACATGGTAGCCGGTTTATATCGGGATATGGGTTTGCAAGGAGATGAACTGGCCGTACTTTCTGCACTGACAGTGGGCGATAAGGAGGAATTGAGTGAGCATATAATTGAAACCTACTCGGTTGCCGGAGCCAGTCATGTACTGGCGCTTTCCGGACTGCATATTGGCTTCATTTCCGCCTTGCTGCTGTTTTTCCTTTCTCCATTGTGGAACAGATGGCGGGGCTTGAAACCACTTCTGCTGTTAATGGTAATCGTATTCTTATGGGGATTTGCCTTCCTTACGGGGTTGTCTCCTTCTGTGATACGTGCCGTTATCATGTGTTCGTTTTGGTTGCTCTCCACTCTTTTTTCAGCTTGCGGCAAGATGGCTTTGAACACATTGGGGGCTACGGCTTTTCTGATGTTGTTGTTCAAGCCCGTATGGTTGTTTGATGTAGGTTTTCAACTGTCTTTTTCGGCTGTTGCGGCAATCTTGCTTCTGCAACCCGGACTGTACGGATTGGTGTCGGTCAAGAATACGGTTCTACGGAAAATATGGGGGCTGGCAACTGTTTCTGTTGCTGCTCAGGTAGGGACGGCGCCTTTGGTTATGTTCTATTTCTCTCGATTCTCTACTCATTTTCTTTTGACTAACCTTTGGGTGATCCCGTTGGTGTCATTGATTGTATATGCAGCTGTCGTACTGCTTGTACTGACTCCTTTTCCCGGTTTGCAACAAGTTGTTGCGGATATGGTGGAAGGATTGGTTCGGGTGCAGAATCTGTCGCTCCGTTGGATCGAGCAACTCCCTTGGGCTTCTATTGATCATGTTTGGGTTGATATGTGGGACGTCGTTCTGTTTTATTTTTGCCTGTTGCTGGTCTGCCGCGTTTGGGCAAGGCGTACGGCGCTGAATGTTTACATTGCTTTGTCAGGCTTGCTGCTTGGCGCTGCTTATCATTCGTATTCATTCGTAGCGGATGCTCCCCGACGCAGTATTGTTTTTTATAATGTCCGCGGATGTCCTTCCGTACATTGCCTGGCGGATAATTCCCGTTCATGGCTGGTCTGCGCCGACAGCTTGTCCGATACGTCCTATTTGCAGCGTGCACTTTCTCCCTATTGGAATCGCCTGCATCTGGAGTGCCCTGCCGTTATTGCAGGGGATTATTCGGCTCCGGATATTTCCGTTCGTAACCGGATAGTCTTTTATGCCGGAAAACGCATCTGTTTGCTGTGCGATGACCGTTGGCGCAATAAAGTGTCCGGTGCAACAGTCACCATTGACTATCTGCATGTGTCCCAAGGATATAAAGGAAGCATAAGAGAGTTTGTTTCTTTATTTGACGTGGGTACGGTAGTGGCCGATTCATCTCTTTCCGGTTATTATCGGAACAGGCTGATTGATGATTGCATCAGTTTGGGAATTCCTTATCTTCTTCTTTCGGAAAAAGGTTCTGTCCGCATATTATTATAA
- the rpe gene encoding ribulose-phosphate 3-epimerase — protein sequence MKPIISPSILSANFAYLANDIEMINGSEAGWVHIDIMDGVFVPNISFGFPVLKYVAKLAEKPLDVHLMIVQPEKFIPEVKALGARIMNVHYEACPHLHRVVQQIREAGMLPAVTINPATPVAMLRDIINDVYMVLVMSVNPGFGGQKFIEHTIDKVRELRELITVTGSEALIEVDGGVNLETGARLVAAGADVLVAGNAIFSAPDPVEAIHALRNL from the coding sequence ATGAAACCTATAATATCGCCTTCCATACTGTCTGCCAACTTTGCATATTTGGCAAATGATATTGAAATGATTAACGGTAGTGAAGCCGGCTGGGTGCACATCGACATTATGGACGGTGTGTTTGTGCCCAACATATCTTTCGGCTTCCCTGTGCTGAAATATGTGGCAAAGCTGGCGGAAAAGCCGTTGGATGTACATCTGATGATAGTACAGCCGGAGAAGTTCATTCCTGAAGTAAAGGCTTTGGGTGCGCGTATAATGAATGTACACTATGAGGCCTGCCCGCATCTTCACCGGGTGGTGCAGCAGATTCGTGAAGCGGGAATGTTGCCTGCGGTTACTATCAACCCGGCTACTCCGGTGGCTATGTTAAGAGATATCATAAATGATGTCTATATGGTGTTGGTGATGAGTGTGAATCCGGGATTTGGCGGTCAGAAGTTTATTGAGCATACCATTGATAAGGTACGTGAATTGCGTGAATTGATAACGGTGACCGGTTCGGAAGCTCTGATAGAGGTTGACGGAGGTGTAAACTTGGAGACCGGCGCCCGTCTGGTAGCGGCCGGAGCTGATGTTTTGGTGGCCGGTAATGCAATTTTCTCTGCTCCCGACCCGGTAGAAGCGATCCATGCTTTGAGAAATCTGTAA
- the fmt gene encoding methionyl-tRNA formyltransferase — MVMRKEDLRIVYMGTPEFAVEPLRCLVEGGYNIAGVITMPDKPAGRGHKVQFSPVKQYALEHGLPLLQPEKLKDETFVEALRALNADLQIVVAFRMLPEVVWNMPRLGTFNLHASLLPQYRGAAPINWAVINGDTETGITTFFLKHEIDTGEVIQQVRVPIADTDNVGIVHDKLMMLGGRLVVETVDAIIAGKVKPVPQEEMAVVGELRPAPKIFKDTCRIDWNMPVKRIYDFIRGLSPYPAAWTELVQPDGTVVVLKIFETEKMEQPHRFSPGTLQTDGKTYIRISGTDGWISVRALQLPGKKRLKTDELLRGFKLTEDYKVR; from the coding sequence ATGGTTATGAGAAAAGAAGATTTGCGGATTGTATATATGGGTACTCCTGAGTTTGCGGTGGAACCTTTGCGTTGTCTCGTAGAAGGAGGATATAATATAGCAGGAGTGATTACCATGCCCGACAAACCGGCAGGACGTGGGCATAAGGTACAATTTTCCCCGGTGAAACAATATGCACTGGAGCATGGCCTGCCGCTTCTCCAGCCGGAGAAACTGAAGGATGAAACCTTTGTTGAGGCTTTGCGTGCCTTGAATGCGGATTTGCAGATTGTGGTCGCTTTCAGGATGTTGCCGGAGGTGGTATGGAATATGCCGCGGCTGGGGACTTTCAATTTGCATGCTTCGTTGTTGCCGCAGTACCGGGGGGCTGCACCTATCAATTGGGCGGTGATCAATGGTGATACGGAAACGGGTATCACTACTTTTTTCTTGAAGCATGAAATAGATACGGGCGAGGTCATTCAGCAGGTGCGCGTGCCGATTGCCGATACGGACAATGTGGGTATTGTGCATGATAAGTTGATGATGCTTGGCGGTCGTTTGGTTGTGGAGACGGTGGATGCCATTATTGCCGGTAAGGTGAAACCTGTTCCGCAGGAGGAAATGGCGGTAGTGGGCGAGTTGCGTCCGGCTCCCAAAATATTCAAGGACACTTGCCGTATTGATTGGAACATGCCTGTCAAACGGATTTATGATTTTATCCGCGGTTTGTCTCCTTACCCGGCTGCATGGACGGAACTGGTGCAACCGGACGGAACGGTGGTGGTACTGAAAATCTTTGAGACGGAGAAAATGGAACAGCCGCATCGGTTTTCTCCGGGAACTTTGCAGACCGACGGTAAGACATACATCCGCATATCCGGTACGGACGGCTGGATTAGTGTGCGTGCATTGCAGCTTCCCGGCAAGAAACGGCTGAAAACCGACGAACTGTTGCGTGGCTTTAAATTGACCGAAGATTACAAGGTGCGTTAA
- a CDS encoding chloride channel protein, whose amino-acid sequence MVGEERGWLQRFIIWRERNIKEKRFILLLSFLVGIFTAFAALILKVLIHWIQNFLTENFDTTEANYQYLIYPVVGIFLAGLFVRYVVKDDISHGVTKILYAISRRQGRIKRHNTWSSIIASSITIGFGGSVGAEAPIVLTGSAIGSNLGSLFRMEHRTLMLLVGCGAAGAVAGIFKAPIAGLVFTLEVLMIDLTMSSLLPLLISAVTAATVSYIVTGTEAMFKFHLDQAFELERIPYVIMLGIFCGLVSLYFTRAMNSVEGLFGKLKLPYKKLLVGGSMLSILIFLFPPLYGEGYDTIELLLNGTSNVEWDTVMNNSFFYGHSQLLLLYLILIILFKVFASSATNGGGGCGGIFAPSLYLGCIAGFVFSHFSNDFEMTAFLPEKNFALLGMAGVMSGVMHAPLTGVFLIAELTGGYDLFLPLMIVAVSSYLTIIVFEPHSIYSMRLAKKGELLTHHKDKAVLTLMKMENVVEKDFVAVHPEMDLAELVKAISASHRNIFPVTDKEDKLIGIVLLDDIRNIMFRQELYHRFTVGKLMTSVPARLYDTDSMEQVMRTFDDTKVWNLPVVDTEGKYLGFVSKSKIFNSYRQVLVHFSED is encoded by the coding sequence ATGGTTGGAGAAGAAAGAGGGTGGTTGCAGCGCTTTATCATTTGGCGTGAGAGGAATATTAAGGAGAAACGGTTTATCCTGCTCCTTAGTTTCTTGGTTGGCATCTTTACGGCATTTGCTGCATTGATATTGAAAGTGTTGATACACTGGATACAGAATTTTCTTACGGAGAACTTTGATACGACGGAAGCTAATTACCAGTATCTGATATATCCGGTGGTAGGAATCTTTTTGGCAGGGCTGTTTGTGCGCTATGTCGTAAAAGATGATATCAGTCATGGGGTCACCAAAATACTGTATGCCATATCCCGTAGGCAAGGGCGCATCAAGCGGCATAATACGTGGTCGTCCATTATAGCCAGTTCCATAACAATCGGGTTCGGTGGTTCGGTCGGGGCAGAGGCACCGATTGTGCTCACCGGTTCGGCTATCGGTTCCAATCTGGGAAGTTTGTTCAGGATGGAGCATCGCACGCTTATGTTGTTGGTGGGGTGTGGCGCTGCCGGCGCTGTGGCGGGCATCTTTAAAGCTCCGATTGCGGGACTTGTGTTTACGCTGGAAGTGTTGATGATCGATTTGACCATGTCTTCACTGCTTCCGCTGCTGATTTCGGCGGTGACGGCGGCAACTGTCTCATATATCGTGACAGGTACGGAAGCTATGTTTAAGTTTCATCTCGATCAGGCTTTTGAATTGGAGCGTATTCCGTATGTGATTATGCTGGGAATTTTCTGTGGACTGGTTTCCCTCTACTTTACTCGTGCCATGAATTCGGTGGAAGGGTTGTTCGGCAAATTGAAACTCCCTTATAAGAAACTGCTGGTAGGCGGTTCCATGTTGAGTATCCTGATATTCCTTTTCCCACCGCTTTATGGTGAAGGCTATGACACGATAGAACTGCTGTTGAACGGTACCAGCAATGTGGAGTGGGATACAGTGATGAACAACTCCTTCTTCTACGGACATAGCCAATTGCTGTTGTTGTATCTGATACTGATAATCTTGTTTAAGGTATTCGCATCGAGTGCGACAAATGGCGGTGGCGGTTGCGGCGGTATTTTTGCGCCTTCTCTGTACTTGGGATGTATTGCCGGATTCGTATTCTCCCACTTTAGCAATGATTTTGAGATGACCGCTTTCTTGCCCGAAAAGAATTTCGCACTGTTGGGCATGGCAGGGGTGATGAGTGGTGTCATGCATGCACCGTTGACGGGAGTATTTCTGATTGCCGAGCTGACGGGAGGCTACGATTTGTTCCTTCCGTTGATGATTGTTGCGGTCAGTTCCTATCTGACGATTATTGTTTTCGAACCACATAGCATCTACTCTATGCGTCTGGCAAAGAAAGGAGAGTTGCTGACGCACCATAAGGATAAGGCGGTGTTGACACTGATGAAAATGGAAAACGTGGTGGAGAAAGACTTTGTGGCGGTACATCCGGAAATGGATCTTGCCGAATTGGTGAAAGCGATCTCCGCTTCGCACCGTAATATTTTTCCGGTGACGGACAAGGAAGATAAACTGATAGGTATCGTCTTGCTGGACGATATACGAAATATCATGTTCCGGCAGGAATTGTATCATCGCTTTACGGTAGGTAAGCTGATGACTTCTGTTCCGGCACGTCTTTATGATACGGACAGCATGGAGCAGGTGATGCGTACTTTCGATGATACGAAAGTGTGGAACTTGCCGGTAGTGGATACGGAAGGCAAATATCTCGGATTCGTTTCCAAGTCAAAGATATTCAATTCGTACCGTCAGGTACTGGTGCATTTTTCAGAAGATTAA
- a CDS encoding L-threonylcarbamoyladenylate synthase → MIEDIKKACQVMREGGVILYPTDTIWGIGCDATNEDAVRRVYEIKQRQDSKAMLVLVDSSVKVDFYVQDVPEVAWDLIDLADKPLTIIYSGARNLAANLLAEDGSVGIRVTNEDFSKRLCQQFRKAVVSTSANISGQPSPRNFSEISEEVKSAVDYIVGYRQEEMSNPKPSSIIKLDKGGVIKIIRE, encoded by the coding sequence ATGATAGAAGACATTAAAAAAGCCTGCCAAGTGATGCGGGAGGGCGGGGTGATTTTATATCCCACCGATACCATTTGGGGAATCGGTTGTGACGCTACCAATGAAGATGCGGTGCGTCGTGTATATGAAATAAAGCAACGTCAGGACAGCAAGGCGATGCTTGTGTTGGTGGATTCTTCCGTAAAAGTGGATTTCTACGTTCAGGATGTGCCGGAAGTGGCGTGGGACTTGATAGACTTGGCAGACAAACCGTTGACTATTATTTATTCGGGTGCACGTAATCTGGCGGCAAACTTGCTGGCGGAAGACGGCAGTGTGGGCATCAGGGTGACAAACGAGGATTTCTCGAAACGCCTTTGTCAACAGTTCCGCAAAGCTGTTGTTTCCACCTCAGCTAATATAAGCGGGCAGCCCTCTCCGAGAAATTTCAGTGAGATAAGTGAGGAAGTCAAGTCGGCGGTAGATTATATTGTGGGCTATCGTCAGGAAGAGATGAGTAATCCGAAGCCCTCCAGCATAATAAAGTTGGATAAGGGTGGTGTGATTAAAATAATCCGCGAATAA